CCGCCGATGCGCCGATCCCGACCACCGGCACGACCGGCGCGGTGGCGTCCGCGAAGGCCGCCGCGATATCCGGCGTGACGCCGCTATGCATCGCCGCCCGCCTCCAGGTTGGCGAGCATCATCTTGGCCTGCGCGATCGTCGCCGCGCTGGTCGCGATCGTCAGCAACGTGCCCTCGACCACCACGCCCGCATCGCTCGCCAGCGGCGCCAGCCGCGCCAGCGTGCTTCCCAGCTGCGCCTCGTATTCCGACAGCATGTCGGGCTGCGACCGGCTGACATCGAACTGCGACGCGAAGAAATAGCGCGTCGCCCCGTCGATCGCGCGCAACCGCGACATGTAGAGCAGGTTTACGAACGGCGTGCCGTCCTTGCGGAAATTGATGATCGCGGTGCGGACGCTCGCCTGGCGCGGCTCCGCCAGGAACTCACGCAGCCGCGCGCGCGGCTCATCGTTGGCGGCATCGCGCTGCAACATGCGGCAATTGCGCCCGACGACGTCGTCCGGCGAATAACCCGTCAGCGCGCAGAAGGAGTCGTTGACCATCAACAGGTGATGATCGTCGGTGGCGGTCGCCACCGCCAGCGCGACGCGCGATTTGCTCAGATAGTCCACCAGCGTTCGCGGCAGTTCCGGAGTCACCCACATTCCGATCTCGACCAAGTCCACGCGATTACGCACGATGCTCAGACAATAACAACCCGCTTCGGCGCTCGGGTCCGTCCCGCCTGTCCCGTCCGCCGCATCGGCGAACCGAGATGACCTGCGAAGGCCGCGGAGCAAGCGCCTGTCGAACCGGTGTCACCGAGGCCACCGATCGTGTCCGCAAGCGATCGACCCGACGGTCGCGCGATCGCGTGAACCCGGTGACGGAGGGGGCGCGCTCCGCCATCACGCAAGCATGATCGTCCAGGCGCCGCCGCCGGTCAGCACCGCGAGCGCCAGGCGGGATCGACATCCCGCGCGTCGCGGGTGCCGGACTGCTCACCGATGAAGATGATCGATCTCTTCGGGCGAACCGCGCTGCCACGATTGGACAGACTTGCTCCCTCCATCCGCCATTGCGAGCGTAGCGAAGCAATCCGGCGTGCGGCACGACGCTCTGGCTTGCTTCGCTGCGCTCGCAATGGCGGCGCTTGCAGGCCGGCGGAATGTCGATCGCTCTTGGCGCCGGCACGCCTTCGTCGGACGATCCCCCGCCTGTGCGGAGGACGTCAGCCTGCTGAAAAAAGTCCGCTGGCGCCACCACGAACGTGTGCGCGCAGGTGCGCCCGGCCGACCGACGGCTGCTCTCGGGGAACGCCGACAACCTGTGCCCGCGGTCGCTGACCGGCGACGCCGAGGAT
The genomic region above belongs to Sphingomonas phyllosphaerae 5.2 and contains:
- a CDS encoding PAS domain-containing protein, whose protein sequence is MRNRVDLVEIGMWVTPELPRTLVDYLSKSRVALAVATATDDHHLLMVNDSFCALTGYSPDDVVGRNCRMLQRDAANDEPRARLREFLAEPRQASVRTAIINFRKDGTPFVNLLYMSRLRAIDGATRYFFASQFDVSRSQPDMLSEYEAQLGSTLARLAPLASDAGVVVEGTLLTIATSAATIAQAKMMLANLEAGGDA